A genomic stretch from Erysipelothrix sp. HDW6C includes:
- the mscL gene encoding large-conductance mechanosensitive channel protein MscL, with product MKNFIKEFKEFAMQGNVIDMAVGVVIGGAFGKIVSSLVADIIMPIIGLITGGGSFDSLKLVLRDDSTNPLTLNYGAFLQNTVDFIIIAACIFVAVKLMNKLLTKKSAPAVDEAPAEPSEEVKLLKDILKELKKQK from the coding sequence ATGAAGAATTTTATCAAAGAATTCAAGGAGTTTGCCATGCAGGGGAATGTTATTGACATGGCAGTTGGGGTTGTTATTGGGGGAGCATTTGGAAAGATTGTCTCTTCGCTTGTAGCGGACATCATCATGCCAATCATTGGACTTATAACCGGTGGAGGAAGTTTCGATAGTTTAAAACTTGTTCTTCGTGATGACAGCACAAATCCACTTACACTTAATTACGGTGCATTCTTACAAAATACTGTCGATTTTATAATTATTGCTGCCTGTATTTTTGTAGCAGTAAAACTTATGAATAAGCTGCTCACAAAGAAGTCAGCTCCAGCTGTGGACGAAGCGCCAGCAGAGCCAAGTGAAGAAGTAAAGCTTTTGAAAGATATTCTCAAAGAACTGAAAAAACAAAAATAA
- the pepD gene encoding beta-Ala-His dipeptidase, giving the protein MNESVVMKYFREISAIPRASFNEEGMRDHLAAFADTLGLKYVTDHLFNIIIFKPATAGYEAAPVVMLQSHTDMVAETNKGSNHNFDTDPLDLYIEEGILHARGTTLGADDGAGVAYMMAILADTETGHPALECVFTVQEETGLTGATELDTSMLEASLCIGLDGSGETETYVSSCGGVRGALTRTVNYESVTMPTVTVRIRGLLGGHSGGEIDQERGNASKLAGIIMRRALDQFAFHVVAIDGGLKENAITRENDFTIALSDPAVFTTWFKGVEKELQEQYEFSDNGLNFIIETGSTTQVLSEVDTEAVVNTLFMLPYGVIQKSKAIADLVITSANIGTVRLDDECFKVTVSLRATQGFVIENIMRQVEWVASTNGLSVEFSSRYPGWNYDANSKFRERTLEVYKEMRGEAMETVATHGGLELGIWKGKMPNLDIVSFGPIMFDIHTPDERLDIASFDRTYQFMVALLASLNNY; this is encoded by the coding sequence ATGAACGAATCAGTAGTCATGAAGTATTTTAGAGAAATCAGTGCAATTCCACGCGCTTCCTTTAATGAAGAAGGTATGCGTGATCATCTCGCAGCTTTTGCGGATACATTAGGATTGAAATATGTCACTGACCATCTCTTTAATATCATTATTTTTAAACCCGCAACTGCAGGATATGAAGCTGCGCCGGTTGTGATGCTTCAGTCTCACACAGATATGGTTGCAGAAACAAATAAAGGCAGCAATCATAACTTTGATACCGATCCTTTGGATTTGTATATTGAAGAAGGTATCCTCCATGCTCGTGGTACTACTTTAGGGGCTGATGATGGCGCGGGAGTTGCATATATGATGGCAATTCTTGCTGACACAGAAACGGGTCATCCGGCCTTAGAATGTGTCTTTACGGTTCAAGAAGAAACCGGATTAACCGGTGCAACAGAACTTGACACATCAATGTTAGAAGCATCTTTATGTATCGGACTTGACGGGTCTGGAGAAACAGAGACATACGTATCCTCTTGTGGGGGTGTTCGTGGTGCGCTTACACGTACAGTTAACTATGAGTCGGTAACGATGCCAACGGTTACTGTTCGTATCAGAGGCCTCCTTGGAGGACACTCAGGTGGCGAAATTGATCAAGAACGTGGCAATGCTTCGAAACTTGCTGGAATCATCATGCGTCGTGCTTTGGATCAGTTTGCATTCCATGTTGTAGCAATTGATGGTGGATTGAAAGAAAATGCCATTACTCGCGAAAATGATTTTACAATTGCTCTGTCTGATCCTGCTGTGTTCACAACCTGGTTTAAAGGCGTCGAAAAAGAATTGCAAGAACAATATGAATTCTCCGACAACGGCTTAAATTTTATTATCGAAACGGGTTCTACTACACAAGTCTTATCTGAAGTAGATACAGAGGCAGTCGTTAATACGTTGTTTATGCTCCCATATGGTGTAATTCAAAAGAGTAAAGCTATTGCCGACCTTGTTATTACATCGGCAAATATTGGAACAGTTCGACTTGATGATGAATGTTTCAAAGTGACAGTATCATTACGTGCTACACAAGGTTTTGTAATTGAAAATATTATGCGTCAAGTTGAATGGGTTGCATCAACAAATGGGTTAAGTGTCGAATTTAGCTCTCGTTATCCTGGTTGGAATTATGATGCAAATTCAAAATTCCGCGAAAGAACACTTGAAGTTTATAAAGAAATGCGTGGGGAAGCAATGGAAACTGTTGCGACACATGGCGGACTTGAGTTGGGAATCTGGAAAGGCAAAATGCCAAATTTGGATATCGTAAGTTTTGGTCCAATTATGTTTGACATTCATACTCCGGACGAACGTCTTGATATTGCTTCCTTTGATCGCACGTACCAATTCATGGTCGCATTACTCGCATCACTTAACAACTACTAA
- a CDS encoding glycosyltransferase family 2 protein, with the protein MNKISAIIVTFNPELERFKFVINSVSTQVNNLIIVDNGSSNIGDLKVMFNTDDFNGEIIENGKNLGIAEALNIGIEHAKQEGTEWVLTLDDDSICSNNFVQSALEIIDENPNQFAQISTNVQYSSARKNESNDTFTRIKLCITSGSILNVNAWEAVGKFNKELFIDYVDFDFCYRLDKAGYVTIRNNKSFIDHQLGEETKVNMFPFISRYKVVTYNYSPIRTYYYTRNRLYCIRKYCGFSQSIKQLLSLVRFNTKKLLYEKNKGKNIRAIMRGTIDSFKLK; encoded by the coding sequence ATGAATAAAATATCCGCAATAATCGTTACATTTAACCCTGAGCTAGAAAGATTTAAATTCGTTATCAATTCGGTTTCCACTCAGGTTAATAATCTTATTATCGTTGACAATGGTTCAAGTAACATTGGCGATTTAAAGGTTATGTTTAACACTGACGATTTCAATGGTGAAATTATTGAAAATGGGAAAAATTTAGGAATCGCAGAGGCACTGAATATAGGGATTGAGCATGCAAAGCAAGAAGGAACTGAATGGGTACTTACCCTGGATGACGATTCAATTTGCTCTAATAATTTCGTACAAAGTGCACTTGAAATAATAGATGAAAACCCAAACCAATTTGCTCAAATATCGACAAATGTTCAATATTCATCGGCTAGAAAAAATGAATCCAACGATACGTTTACGAGAATTAAACTCTGTATAACCTCGGGATCAATCCTAAATGTTAATGCTTGGGAAGCTGTTGGAAAGTTCAATAAGGAACTCTTTATCGATTATGTTGATTTTGATTTTTGTTATCGATTAGACAAAGCTGGCTACGTAACCATTAGAAACAACAAGTCATTCATAGACCATCAGCTGGGAGAGGAAACCAAGGTTAATATGTTTCCTTTCATATCAAGGTATAAAGTAGTGACTTATAACTATAGCCCAATACGAACGTATTATTATACTCGAAATCGTTTATACTGTATTCGAAAATACTGTGGGTTTAGTCAATCGATAAAGCAATTACTGAGTCTAGTTCGTTTTAACACAAAAAAATTACTCTATGAAAAAAACAAAGGAAAAAATATTCGGGCAATTATGAGAGGTACTATTGATTCGTTCAAACTCAAATAA
- a CDS encoding exonuclease SbcCD subunit D: MKIVHIADLHIGRKLMEFNLIKDQEYIFNQIIDIVRDRHANVVIIAGDIYDKASPSEEAFRLWDSFLLALAALDIHVIVTAGNHDSPERLGIGSRLLKNQNIHFSTEYSGVIEMVQIDSVDFYPIPFVKPSSVRNASPDFSGQTYEDAYRFIIDNIEINPLRKSVLIAHQFFINGSSSPMLSESEVAPAVGGLDAIDVELLDKFDYVALGHIHRPQKVGRDTIRYAGSPLKYSFSEVRTEKSVVMLEINEVIDFEMIPLIPLRDVREIVGYLDDLILVADEKSRHDLIHVILKDERDVFDAMGKIRSVYPNALTLEFDNAIRESDVNLKRAEVLLEKQPLEMFSTFFEEQLGRPMENDETAAVTMILNEVEENQ; the protein is encoded by the coding sequence ATGAAGATTGTACATATCGCCGACCTGCACATTGGTCGAAAACTTATGGAGTTCAACTTGATTAAAGATCAAGAATATATATTCAATCAAATTATAGATATTGTGCGGGACAGACACGCAAATGTTGTCATTATCGCCGGTGATATTTATGATAAGGCAAGTCCAAGCGAGGAAGCATTTCGTCTATGGGATTCTTTTTTGCTTGCATTGGCGGCTCTAGATATTCATGTAATTGTCACAGCTGGAAATCATGATTCACCCGAACGCCTTGGGATCGGATCACGCCTATTAAAAAACCAAAACATTCATTTTTCTACTGAGTATTCTGGAGTGATTGAAATGGTGCAAATTGATAGTGTTGATTTTTACCCGATTCCGTTTGTAAAGCCATCATCCGTACGCAATGCATCACCGGATTTTTCAGGGCAGACATACGAAGATGCATACCGATTTATTATTGATAATATTGAAATCAACCCACTACGGAAGTCCGTCCTTATTGCGCATCAATTTTTCATCAATGGTTCCAGTTCTCCAATGTTGTCAGAATCGGAGGTAGCACCAGCTGTCGGTGGATTGGATGCGATTGATGTTGAATTGCTCGATAAATTTGACTATGTTGCGTTAGGTCATATCCATCGTCCGCAGAAAGTTGGTCGCGATACTATTCGATATGCGGGTTCACCATTAAAATATTCATTTTCAGAAGTGCGTACTGAAAAGAGTGTTGTTATGCTTGAAATCAATGAAGTGATAGATTTTGAAATGATTCCGTTAATTCCATTGCGAGATGTTCGAGAAATTGTCGGCTATCTTGATGACTTAATTTTGGTGGCTGATGAAAAATCACGTCATGATTTGATCCATGTGATCTTGAAAGATGAGCGGGATGTATTTGATGCTATGGGAAAAATTCGCTCTGTTTATCCCAATGCTTTAACATTGGAGTTTGACAATGCAATAAGAGAAAGTGATGTTAATTTAAAACGTGCAGAAGTTCTTCTTGAAAAACAACCCCTCGAAATGTTTTCTACATTCTTTGAAGAACAATTAGGACGACCGATGGAGAATGATGAAACAGCTGCTGTTACTATGATATTGAATGAAGTTGAGGAGAATCAATGA